A genomic segment from Propionibacteriaceae bacterium ZF39 encodes:
- a CDS encoding VWA domain-containing protein, whose amino-acid sequence MARPPRHTSRYGRYVGGPDPLAPPVDLAEALDHIGREVMDGTSPERAMREFLRRGDKGRTGLDDLARQVARKRQQLLQKHRLDGTLEEVKELLDQAVLAERKQLARDLDDDARFAEMQMENLPPSTAAAVNELRDYKWRSHEAKEAYQKIADLLGREQLDQRFAGMKQALENATDEDRAAVNEMLQDLNQLLESHARGEDTEQQFREFMAKHGDFFPENPQNIDELLDALAQRAAAAQRMRNSLSPEQRAELDQLASQAFGSPDLMDQLQRLDANLRGLRPGEDWDGSEEFSGQEGMGLGEAAGMMQELAELDDLGAQLSQQYAGAALDDVDLEMLGRHLGAEAAVDARTLTELEKALRDSGYLQRGSDNKLRLSPKAMRQLGKALLKDVAERLSGRGGNRDTRKAGAAGERTGASRPWEFGDTEPWDVTRTVANAVQRAVAEGRDATRGVRLGIGDIEVTETEARTQAAVALLVDTSFSMAIEGRWVPMKRTALALHHLISTRFRGDAMTVVGFGRTAGTLDITELTALQTNYGIQGTNLHHGLLLANRFFRKHPSAQPVLLVVTDGEPTAHLEPDGEAYFDYPPSQYTLAVTVEELETARRLGAQTTFFRLGDDPGLERFLDALARRVDGRVFAPDLDDLGAAVVGSYLHDRF is encoded by the coding sequence ATGGCCCGCCCGCCGCGCCACACCTCACGCTACGGCCGCTATGTAGGCGGGCCGGATCCGCTCGCGCCCCCGGTCGACCTCGCCGAGGCGCTCGACCACATCGGCCGTGAGGTCATGGACGGAACGTCGCCCGAGCGCGCCATGCGAGAGTTCCTGCGCCGGGGCGACAAGGGCCGCACCGGCCTCGACGATCTCGCGCGCCAGGTCGCCCGCAAGCGCCAGCAGTTGCTCCAGAAGCACCGTCTCGACGGCACGCTCGAGGAGGTGAAGGAGCTTCTCGACCAGGCCGTCCTGGCCGAGCGCAAGCAGCTCGCGCGCGACCTCGACGACGATGCCCGGTTCGCCGAGATGCAGATGGAGAACCTGCCACCCTCGACGGCAGCTGCGGTCAACGAGCTGCGGGACTACAAGTGGCGGTCGCACGAGGCCAAGGAGGCGTACCAGAAGATTGCCGACCTCTTGGGCCGCGAGCAGCTCGACCAGCGGTTCGCCGGGATGAAGCAGGCGCTGGAGAACGCAACCGACGAGGATCGCGCCGCAGTCAACGAGATGCTGCAGGACCTCAACCAGCTCCTCGAGTCACACGCGCGCGGCGAGGACACCGAGCAGCAGTTCCGTGAGTTCATGGCCAAGCACGGTGACTTCTTCCCCGAGAATCCCCAGAACATCGACGAACTGCTCGACGCCCTCGCCCAGCGGGCGGCGGCGGCTCAACGCATGCGCAATTCCCTCTCGCCCGAACAGCGCGCCGAGCTGGATCAGTTGGCGTCGCAGGCGTTCGGTTCGCCGGATCTCATGGACCAGTTGCAGCGGCTCGATGCCAACCTGCGCGGCCTGCGGCCGGGTGAGGACTGGGACGGGTCGGAGGAGTTCTCCGGCCAGGAGGGCATGGGGCTCGGCGAGGCGGCCGGGATGATGCAGGAGCTCGCGGAGCTGGATGATTTGGGAGCGCAGCTGTCGCAGCAGTACGCCGGAGCGGCGCTCGATGATGTCGACCTCGAGATGCTGGGTCGACACCTGGGCGCGGAGGCGGCCGTCGACGCGCGGACGCTGACCGAGCTCGAGAAGGCGCTGCGCGACTCGGGCTATCTGCAGCGAGGATCCGACAACAAGCTACGCCTGTCACCGAAGGCGATGCGCCAGCTCGGCAAGGCCCTGCTCAAGGATGTGGCCGAGCGGCTGTCCGGTCGTGGCGGCAACCGCGACACCCGCAAGGCAGGCGCCGCCGGCGAGCGGACCGGCGCGTCGCGGCCCTGGGAGTTCGGGGACACCGAGCCGTGGGATGTCACGCGTACCGTCGCCAATGCCGTCCAGCGCGCCGTCGCCGAGGGCAGGGATGCCACACGCGGCGTACGCCTCGGCATCGGCGACATCGAGGTGACCGAAACCGAGGCGCGTACGCAGGCTGCGGTCGCGCTGCTGGTCGACACGTCGTTCTCGATGGCGATCGAGGGGCGCTGGGTGCCGATGAAGCGCACCGCGCTGGCGCTGCACCACCTGATCTCGACCCGGTTCCGAGGCGACGCGATGACGGTCGTCGGGTTCGGCCGCACGGCCGGGACGCTCGACATCACCGAGCTGACCGCCTTGCAGACCAACTATGGGATCCAGGGCACGAACCTGCATCACGGACTGCTGCTGGCCAACCGGTTCTTCCGCAAGCACCCCTCGGCCCAGCCCGTGTTGCTCGTCGTCACCGACGGTGAGCCGACCGCACACCTGGAGCCCGACGGGGAGGCGTACTTCGACTATCCCCCGTCGCAATACACGTTGGCCGTGACCGTCGAGGAGCTCGAAACCGCCCGGCGGCTGGGAGCCCAGACGACGTTCTTCCGGCTGGGTGATGATCCCGGGCTCGAGCGCTTCCTGGATGCACTCGCCAGGCGGGTCGACGGGAGGGTCTTCGCGCCCGACCTGGACGACCTCGGCGCCGCCGTCGTGGGGTCCTATCTCCACGATCGGTTCTGA
- a CDS encoding sigma-70 family RNA polymerase sigma factor, translated as MREIRDRDWLTALFDRHHRQVLAYAVRRVGRDHAEDVLAEVFVVAWKRRSDVPEPPLPWLLRAARNHVLHHQRALARRARLHDAAADVAPRSTPSAEDASHALVDSVLSSLDEIDAEILRLAVWEELTPAEISEVLGIAPSTARTRLMRARRRAQSAYAPDPSAADAADPLPAERFGA; from the coding sequence ATGAGAGAGATCCGTGATCGGGACTGGCTGACCGCCCTCTTCGATCGCCACCACCGCCAGGTCCTGGCGTACGCCGTCCGCCGGGTCGGGCGCGATCACGCCGAGGATGTGTTGGCCGAGGTCTTCGTGGTGGCGTGGAAACGACGGTCGGACGTGCCGGAGCCGCCGCTGCCGTGGCTGCTCCGCGCCGCCCGCAACCATGTCCTGCATCACCAGCGCGCGCTGGCCCGACGAGCCCGTTTGCACGATGCCGCCGCCGATGTCGCACCGCGGTCGACTCCGTCCGCCGAGGACGCCTCCCATGCACTCGTCGACAGCGTGCTCAGCTCCCTGGACGAGATCGATGCCGAGATCCTGCGGCTGGCGGTGTGGGAGGAACTGACCCCCGCCGAGATCTCCGAGGTGCTCGGCATCGCGCCGTCCACCGCGCGTACGCGCCTCATGCGCGCCCGGCGTCGCGCCCAATCGGCGTACGCCCCAGACCCTTCCGCGGCCGATGCCGCGGATCCCCTCCCCGCCGAGAGATTCGGAGCCTGA
- a CDS encoding NAD(P)H-dependent oxidoreductase has protein sequence MTQLLVIHHSPSRSVRALTDAVLAGTRFAREDPTEVAELLDNLEVRELPALAFARDEANHEDLLAAEGYVLITPANFGAMSGALKHMFDSTFLQIGGALGADGSADSSAGATKGRPFGLLVHGRYDTTGAVRQVLGITSALGWQQAYAVQELLGDVDDAALDSAYELGGTLAALLAG, from the coding sequence ATGACCCAGCTGCTGGTGATCCACCATTCGCCGTCCCGGTCGGTGCGGGCGTTGACCGACGCCGTGCTGGCCGGGACGCGGTTCGCGCGAGAGGACCCGACGGAGGTCGCGGAGCTGCTGGACAACCTGGAGGTCCGCGAGCTCCCCGCCCTGGCGTTCGCCCGGGACGAGGCGAACCACGAGGACCTGCTCGCCGCCGAAGGCTATGTGCTGATCACGCCGGCCAACTTCGGCGCCATGAGCGGGGCGCTCAAGCACATGTTCGACTCGACGTTCCTGCAGATCGGTGGGGCACTCGGGGCAGACGGGTCCGCAGATTCCAGCGCGGGCGCGACCAAGGGGCGGCCGTTCGGTCTGCTGGTCCACGGTCGCTATGACACGACCGGAGCCGTACGCCAGGTCCTCGGCATCACGAGCGCGCTCGGGTGGCAGCAGGCGTACGCGGTCCAGGAACTCCTCGGCGATGTGGACGATGCAGCGCTCGACTCGGCGTACGAACTCGGCGGGACGCTCGCCGCCCTCCTCGCCGGCTGA
- a CDS encoding RNA polymerase sigma factor translates to MNPEAEAEAGFRSLYEQWAGRVYAYARRHSDPDTAEQIVSDTFLAAWRRWDDLPDPPLPWLLRTARNCLGTLWRGQRRQRALVDAVGLHARIDTAGPEHEVLAREEMLTALRGLSPDDREALLLIAWDGLTHEQAADVLGIAANTFAARVSRARKRLSIALADADPTHSTIAPTALRSLR, encoded by the coding sequence ATGAACCCAGAGGCAGAAGCCGAAGCAGGTTTCCGCAGCCTCTATGAGCAATGGGCGGGACGCGTCTATGCGTACGCCCGAAGACACTCCGACCCGGACACGGCAGAACAGATCGTGTCGGACACGTTCCTGGCCGCCTGGCGCCGGTGGGATGACCTCCCTGATCCGCCCTTGCCGTGGCTCCTGCGTACCGCACGGAACTGTCTCGGCACGCTCTGGCGCGGCCAGCGACGGCAGCGGGCACTCGTCGATGCCGTTGGCCTTCATGCCCGGATCGACACCGCCGGCCCCGAGCACGAAGTCCTCGCCCGCGAGGAGATGCTCACGGCGCTGCGGGGGCTCTCCCCCGATGACCGCGAAGCCCTGTTGCTGATCGCCTGGGACGGCCTGACCCACGAGCAGGCCGCCGATGTTTTGGGAATCGCCGCCAACACCTTCGCTGCGCGCGTCTCCCGCGCCCGCAAACGGCTGTCGATTGCACTTGCCGACGCCGACCCCACCCACTCCACCATCGCGCCGACCGCCCTGAGGAGCCTCCGATGA